ATTTTCTATAAGTCTTTTACATCTTATATATCCATCTTTTAGTTCTTGAATTTCACTTACATATGTTATATATGGGATATTTAGCTTACCAGCAAGACTTGGACCTACTTGTGCGGTGTCTCCATCTGTAGCTTGTTTACCACATATTATAAGATCATAATCATTTATATATTTAATTCCCATGGAAAGCGTATAGGCTGTAGCAAGAGAATCAGCACCAGCAAAAGCTCTATCACTTAAAAGATAAGCTTCATCTACTCCAAGGGACATAGCTTCTTTTAATAAAATTGAGGTATCAGGAATTCCCATACTTAGTCCAGTAACTTTACTATTAAATTTATCTTTTATTCTAAGAGCTTCTTCTATGGCAAAGGTGTCAAATGGATTTATAATTGATTTTATACCTTCTCTAATAATGGTGTTGGTTTCTTTATTCATCTTTACTTCAGTAGTTCCAGGAACTTGTTTAATACATACAATTACGTTCATTTTATCACCTACTCCTCAAAAAGATTTCCGCAATTTAATCTATTATAAGGGTCAAATAAAAGTTTTAAAGATTTCATTTCTTTTAGCCCTGAGATACCTACCATTTGCTTAAATAAAGAAGTTTTTAGTTTACCTACACCATGTTCAGCAGAGATAGTTCCTCCCATAGAAACAATTTTTTCTGCCCAAGAATTGTAAAGTTCTTTTCCTTTTCTATAATCATCCATATTTTTAGGAATTATGTTTACATGAAGATGATTATCTCCTATATGTCCAAAAATAACTGATTCTAAATTAGAATCTTCTAATGTTTTATTGTATAATTTCATAACTTCTTTTAGTTTTGAGTTAGGAACTGCCATATCTGTACCAAGCTTTGTAAGAGAAGGATATTCCTTTCTTATCTCATCTATAAGAAGATTTACGGATTCTGGAATAGCATGTCTAAAGAAATGAAGTTGTTCTTCTGATTGTGCATTTGTAGCAACCCAGGTGTTAGCTTCATCTCCACCACAATTTTCCATTAGTTTTCCTACTTTAAGAAGTGTATCTAGATTTTTATTATTGTTTATATCATGATATTCACTGTATATTGCTGTATGAAAATTTTCAGGTAAATCCAGAAGTTTCTCAAAAGCTGGATTTTTTTCTTTTTCTTTTCTTATCAAGTTTAAAGCGTTATTATTAAAAAATTCTATAGCTGCAGGATTTAAATTTTCTCGAAGAGATTCAACGAAGTTTAAAGATTTTTCCTCAGAATCGAAGAATGCTGTTACGCCATATATTGATTTAGGTTTTTTTAAAAGTTTTAGCTGAATTTCTGTAATAATTCCAAGAGTTCCTTCAGAACCTATGAAAAGATCTATTAAATCCATGTTTTCCATTGAATAATATCCTGAAGCGTTTTTAACTTTTGGCATAAAGTATTTAGGAATATATCCTTCAATAACCTGTCCAGAATCTGTAGTTATTGAAAATTTGCCATTTTTTATTTTGCTTTCCCCACGCTTAATAGAAAAGGTATCTCCATTGACTAAGACAACTTTTAATCCTTCTACGTAATTTCTAGTTGAACCATATTTAAAGGAACATGCTCCAGAAGCATTACATGCAACCATTCCACCTATAGCAGCTGTTGATTCTGTAGGATCAGGAGAAAAGAAAAATTCATCTGAAGATTGAAATTGTTTTAGTGAATTTAAGGAATTTTCATCCCAATTTTTAGTGTCAAAATTTTTAGCTTGTAAGGTATTTCTTAGTTTACACAGTATAACACCTGGTTCAACTGTAACTAAAAAAGTATTTAAATTTTTGTCATAACTTAGAGATTTTATATTGTCCATTTTACTCAAATTTAGTATATGACCATTTTTAGGTACTGCACCAGCGGTAATGCCTGTACGTGCCCCTTGTACGGTTACTGGTGTTTTAGTATTATTTAGGTATAACAGTATATCTTTTATTTCCTGTTCGTTTTTAGGAAATGAAATAGATTCTGCTGAACCAATTTTTCGGGATTCATCTCGAAGATAATCTTGATGTTCCTTACGCAACTTTTTTATGAGAATATTTCCCATTTGAAATTTCCCCCTTTTTGTAGTAATTTAAATATTAAAATAAACCAAAATGGTAATAAAAATACAATTTGAAATTAAGTATAACTTAATTTCATTATTTTTAAAAGTTTTATGGAAATATTTATATAATTTTTTTAAAAAATAATGGCAATTATTATAAAATAATTAATATTTTATTCGAGTATTGTTTTATCTAGGATTTTAAGGAGACTTAATATGTATAGAAGTGATAAAGATATAGTTAACGAAAGACAGTTTTTAGATGAAGATGGACTATTTTATAAGAATTTAATGAAAATATTACCGGATGCAATATTTTTAGAGAAAAATGAAAAGTTTATATTTGCAAATGATGAGGCAATTAAACTTTTAGGTGGAATAGATAAGAAGGATATTTTGGGAAAAAGTGTAATGGAATTTTTAGATGAAAAATTTCAAAAAACTGAAGAAGAATTATATGGAGAGACCGTAGAAAGTGATAAAGAAGCTACAAGGGAAAAAAGAATTGTAAAACTAAATGGAGAAGTTATAGATGTTGAAGTAAAGTCTATGTATTTTTCACCAGAAGAAAGTTATGAAGATAAAATCAAGATAGTAATAGTTAGAGATATAACTAAAAGAAAAAAATATGAAAAGGCATTGAAAGAAAGTGAGTGTTTACACAGAAAACTTACGGAATTACTTCCAATGGCTGTGTGTATTTATGATTATGGTAAGATAGAATTTGCAAATAAAAAGTGTGCAGATATTCTTGGAGTAAAAGATAAGGATGAACTAATAAATAAAAGTGCTTTTGATTTTATATATGAAAAAAATATAGAGTCTTCAAAAGTACAGTTAAAAAAAATCGAGGATCATGCAGATAAGATATTACCTCCATTTCACAATAGGGCAATTTGCGTAAATGGAAATGTTATAGATATAGAAACTTGGTCTACAACCTTATGTGATGAAACTGGAGTTAAAATTCTCACAGTATTTAGGGATATAACGGAATACTTGCAATTACAAAAAATAAAACAAAAAGCAGAGGAAAATAGAATTCTATTAGAAAAAGAAAGGGAATTTAATAGAATCCGAACAGAGTTTTTTGCAAATTTGTCTCATGAGTTAAAGACACCTTTAAATATAATTTTAGGATCTCAACAATTATTGAGTTTGTATTTACAAAACTTAGATGAGTGTAATGTTAATTCACAAAAAATAAAGCAGAATTTAAAAATATTAAAGCAAAATAGCAATAGATTACTCAGACTTATTAACAATATAATAGATATTACAATAATAAATTCAGGACTTTTTGCAATGAATTTAAAAAACCGAAACATAGTAAGTATAATAGAGGATATAACTCTTTCTGTAGTAGATTATGCTAAAAATAAAGATATAAAAGTTATATTTGATACAGATACTGAAGAGAAAATAACACTTTGTGATGAGGAAAAAATAGAAAGAATAATATTAAACTTATTATCTAATGCTGTTAAATTTACTCCTAAAGGTGGAAAAATAAAAGTTAATATACATGATGATGGAGACAAGTTAAGAATTACTGTAAGGGATAATGGAATAGGAATACCAGAGGATAAAATACATATGATATTTGATAGGTTCACTCAGGTGGATAAATCATTTACTAGAAGTACAGAAGGTAGTGGAATAGGTCTTTATCTAGTTAAAGCTCTAGTTGAGATGCATAATGGAAAGGTAAGTGTAGAAAGCGTATATGGAAAGGGCAGTGAATTTATAATAGATTTACCGGTAAAAGTGGGAGATTATAAAGAGTGTTTTGATGAAAAAGATGATTTTAATACTACTCTAAAAGAAGATAAATTAAAGAAAGCTGAAATTGAATTTTCAGATATATACAATATTTAGTATAAGAAAAGTCTTTGATTATGTTAAATCAAAGACTTTTCTTATTATTAATTCTATTTAATATTAAAAAAGTATGATTGTATACATTTTTTTCATCTGTAATTCCTTGAATTTCTTTTGTTGTATTCCAGTCATATCTATTTATGTTTGGAAAAAAAGTATCTCCAATAAAGTTATGATGGATTTTAGTCATATAAATTTTTTCGGTATATGGAAGTAGTAGAGAAAAAATTTCACCACCACCTATAACAAAATATTCTTTTTTATCATTTATAATTGGTTTTAACATATCTATTTTATTGATAATTTCAACATTGGAATCTTTCATATTAAAATTTTTATTTTTAGTTAAAATTATATGTTTTCTACCAGGGAGTAACGCTTTTAGAGATTGAAAAGTTTTGCGTCCCATAATCATAGTTTTACTTTCAGTCAAAGTAACTTTTTTAAAATATTTTAAATCATTTGGAAGGTGCCATGGGAGAGAATGATCTTTACCTATAACATTGTTTTTTCCAATTGCAACTACAATACTTAACATATATTTTCGCTCCTATACAAAAGTTTTAAATTTATTATATAGTATTTAACAGTTATTTTTAAATATTAAATTAATAATAAATACAACTTCATAGGCGATACCTGATGCAATTAAAGGACCCACGGGAACTCCGCCGAGAAGTGATACACCTACTATAGAGCCAAGAATAATTCCAGTTAAAGTATCTGTACTTCCCTTTAAAAATCCAACTCCTTTTGAAGCTAAAACTGCCACTATAGCTCCACACAAAAAGCAAACAATTCCCTTTAAATTAAATGCGTTTTTTATGTTTTCAGTAAACTCAGGATTTTTAATTATAGGTATAAGCATCCATATCATAAGAAATGTCATTCCTAAATTCATAAAGTGATTTTCCATAAAAGTAATGCATTTTTCTGTATTAAAAAAAGATATGAATAGCATAACTATGGTTGCAATTCCTAGACTTTTATTTTTGCTTATAAAGGATAAAAACATTAATATTAATAAAATAATTTTAGATGACATGATAGATCTCCTAAATATTTCTATAATTTATAATACTAATTTTTTTATGTTTTGCTATTGACACACCCAAAAATGAAGTGTAAAATAGACTTTAAAATTGAATATAAATTGATAAATCTTATCAAGAGTGGTTGAGGGACTGGCCCTATGAAACCCGGCAACAACTAATTTTCATTTAAATTAGTAATGTGCTAATTCCAGCAGGAAATTTTCCTGAAAGATAAGAGGTGTATTTTAGAATATATAATTTAGATTTTATAATCGCTTCTTATTTTTTAAGAAGCGATTTTTTTAATATAAATAAAAAGGGGGAAATAAAATGAATAATTGGAAAAAGGGGACTATATGTATACAAGGAGGATATACTCCAAAGTCTGGGGAACCAAGAGTACTTCCAATATATCAAAGTACAACTTACAAATACAACGATCCGGATGAAGTTGCAGCGTTATTTGATTTAAAAGCTGAGGGTCATATGTATTCAAGAATAAGCAATCCAACTGTAGCTGCTTTTGAAGAGAAGATAGCAGCACTTGAAGGGGGCGTTGGTGCTTTAGCTGTAGCATCAGGTCAATCAGCAAGTACACTCTCAATATTAAACGTGTGTAAAAGTGGGGAACATGTTGTTGCTGCATCAACTTTATATGGAGGGACATATTCACTATT
This Clostridium novyi NT DNA region includes the following protein-coding sequences:
- a CDS encoding dihydrofolate reductase yields the protein MLSIVVAIGKNNVIGKDHSLPWHLPNDLKYFKKVTLTESKTMIMGRKTFQSLKALLPGRKHIILTKNKNFNMKDSNVEIINKIDMLKPIINDKKEYFVIGGGEIFSLLLPYTEKIYMTKIHHNFIGDTFFPNINRYDWNTTKEIQGITDEKNVYNHTFLILNRINNKKSL
- a CDS encoding FAD-binding oxidoreductase — protein: MGNILIKKLRKEHQDYLRDESRKIGSAESISFPKNEQEIKDILLYLNNTKTPVTVQGARTGITAGAVPKNGHILNLSKMDNIKSLSYDKNLNTFLVTVEPGVILCKLRNTLQAKNFDTKNWDENSLNSLKQFQSSDEFFFSPDPTESTAAIGGMVACNASGACSFKYGSTRNYVEGLKVVLVNGDTFSIKRGESKIKNGKFSITTDSGQVIEGYIPKYFMPKVKNASGYYSMENMDLIDLFIGSEGTLGIITEIQLKLLKKPKSIYGVTAFFDSEEKSLNFVESLRENLNPAAIEFFNNNALNLIRKEKEKNPAFEKLLDLPENFHTAIYSEYHDINNNKNLDTLLKVGKLMENCGGDEANTWVATNAQSEEQLHFFRHAIPESVNLLIDEIRKEYPSLTKLGTDMAVPNSKLKEVMKLYNKTLEDSNLESVIFGHIGDNHLHVNIIPKNMDDYRKGKELYNSWAEKIVSMGGTISAEHGVGKLKTSLFKQMVGISGLKEMKSLKLLFDPYNRLNCGNLFEE
- a CDS encoding sensor histidine kinase, which translates into the protein MYRSDKDIVNERQFLDEDGLFYKNLMKILPDAIFLEKNEKFIFANDEAIKLLGGIDKKDILGKSVMEFLDEKFQKTEEELYGETVESDKEATREKRIVKLNGEVIDVEVKSMYFSPEESYEDKIKIVIVRDITKRKKYEKALKESECLHRKLTELLPMAVCIYDYGKIEFANKKCADILGVKDKDELINKSAFDFIYEKNIESSKVQLKKIEDHADKILPPFHNRAICVNGNVIDIETWSTTLCDETGVKILTVFRDITEYLQLQKIKQKAEENRILLEKEREFNRIRTEFFANLSHELKTPLNIILGSQQLLSLYLQNLDECNVNSQKIKQNLKILKQNSNRLLRLINNIIDITIINSGLFAMNLKNRNIVSIIEDITLSVVDYAKNKDIKVIFDTDTEEKITLCDEEKIERIILNLLSNAVKFTPKGGKIKVNIHDDGDKLRITVRDNGIGIPEDKIHMIFDRFTQVDKSFTRSTEGSGIGLYLVKALVEMHNGKVSVESVYGKGSEFIIDLPVKVGDYKECFDEKDDFNTTLKEDKLKKAEIEFSDIYNI
- a CDS encoding electron transfer flavoprotein subunit beta/FixA family protein encodes the protein MNVIVCIKQVPGTTEVKMNKETNTIIREGIKSIINPFDTFAIEEALRIKDKFNSKVTGLSMGIPDTSILLKEAMSLGVDEAYLLSDRAFAGADSLATAYTLSMGIKYINDYDLIICGKQATDGDTAQVGPSLAGKLNIPYITYVSEIQELKDGYIRCKRLIENGYEIIESTLPALITVVEDINVPRLPSIKNLRESFDKKVTMLTANDINADTTLTGLNGSPTQVVKTFIPEYDITSEIIEGNPDEQADKLVDKLLSMGLSVSK
- a CDS encoding DUF441 domain-containing protein, with product MSSKIILLILMFLSFISKNKSLGIATIVMLFISFFNTEKCITFMENHFMNLGMTFLMIWMLIPIIKNPEFTENIKNAFNLKGIVCFLCGAIVAVLASKGVGFLKGSTDTLTGIILGSIVGVSLLGGVPVGPLIASGIAYEVVFIINLIFKNNC